In Stegostoma tigrinum isolate sSteTig4 chromosome 33, sSteTig4.hap1, whole genome shotgun sequence, one genomic interval encodes:
- the det1 gene encoding DET1 homolog: MDDDEPTIKPRRIENQNVVYRLERRRIYSGRPGAHWYMVRCLHQNVFPNFTVVNVEKPPCFLRKFSPDGRYFIAFSLDQTSLEIYEYQGCQAAEDLLQGYDGEIMLNGANDLQSVNIRGKLFERFFVLLHVTSVASNGEHLNRECSLFTDDCRYVIVGSAAYLPEEPHPLFFDVYRNNESVTPNPRSPLEDYSLHIIDLHTGSLCDTRTFKCDKVILSHNQGLYLYKNILAILSVQHQTIHVFQVTPEGTFIDVRTIGRFCYEDDLLTVSAVYPEVQGDTQNAPSRPFKEKTLNSLKHRLLVYLWQRAESDGSAASKRRFFQYFDQLQQLRMWKMQLLDENHLLIKYTSEDVVTLRVTDPSQPSFFVVYNMVTTRVLAVFENTCDELLQLFENFCDLYRNATLHSEAVQFPCSASSNNFARQIQRRFKDTIVNAKYGGHTEAVRRLLGQLPISAQSYSSSPYLDLSLFSYDDKWVSVMERPKTCGDHPIRFYARDSGLLKFKIQAGLLGRPINHTVRRLVAFTFHPFEPFAISVQRTNAEYVVSFHMRHTCV; the protein is encoded by the exons ATGGATGATGATGAACCCACCATCAAACCTCGTCGCATCGAGAATCAGAATGTTGTTTACCGCCTGGAGCGCCGGAGGATCTATTCCGGCAGGCCTGGAGCTCACTGGTACATGGTGCGTTGCCTGCATCAGAATGTGTTTCCCAACTTCACTGTGGTTAACGTAGAAAAGCCGCCGTGTTTCCTGCGTAAGTTCTCTCCTGATGGCCGCTATTTCATTGCATTTTCCCTGGACCAAACCTCATTGGAGATCTATGAATACCAGGGCTGTCAGGCAGCTGAGGACCTCCTTCAGGGCTACGATGGGGAGATCATGCTGAATGGTGCCAATGATCTGCAGTCTGTCAACATCCGCGGCAAATTGTTTGAGCGCTTCTTTGTCCTGCTGCACGTCACTAGCGTAGCGTCGAATGGGGAGCACCTGAATCGTGAGTGCAGtttgtttactgatgattgccgGTATGTCATTGTTGGCTCTGCTGCTTATCTCCCTGAGGAGCCTCATCCTCTCTTCTTTGACGTTTACCGAAACAATGAGTCTGTTACACCAAACCCTCGCTCACCGTTAGAAGATTACTCTCTGCACATCATTGACCTGCACACAGGGAGTCTTTGTGACACGAGGACCTTTAAGTGCGACAAGGTCATTCTCTCGCACAACCAAGGGCTCTACCTGTATAAGAATATCTTGGCTATCCTCTCTGTGCAGCATCAGACCATTCATGTGTTCCAAGTTACCCCAGAAGGAACTTTCATCGATGTTCGAACCATTGGGCGCTTCTGTTATGAAGATGACCTCCTCACTGTTTCAGCCGTGTATCCTGAAGTGCAGGGTGACACGCAAAATGCCCCGTCACGCCCTTTTAAGGAGAAAACGTTGAACTCTTTAAAGCATCGGCTGCTGGTATACCTGTGGCAAAGGGCAGAGAGTGATGGAAGCGCTGCTTCTAAGCGACGTTTCTTTCAGTATTTCGACCAGTTGCAGCAGCTACGGATGTGGAAGATGCAGCTTCTGGATGAGAACCACCTCCTGATCAAGTACACAAGCGAGGATGTGGTGACCCTTCGGGTCACCGACCCCTCTCAG CCGTCATTCTTTGTTGTGTACAATATGGTGACCACCCGGGTTCTggctgtctttgagaatacttgTGATGAGCTTTTACAGTTATTTGAAAATTTTTGTGATCTCTATCGGAACGCTACACTGCACAGTGAGGCTGTGCAGTTTCCCTGCTCAGCATCAAGCAATAACTTTGCCAGACAAATTCAGCGAAG GTTTAAAGACACTATCGTGAATGCCAAATATGGGGGACATACAGAGGCAGTGAGGCGACTCCTTGGGCAGCTGCCAATCAGTGCGCAGTCCTACAGCAGCAGTCCATACCTTGATCTCTCTTTGTTTAGCTATGATGACAAGTGGGTCTCTGTCATGGAACGGCCCAAGACTTGTGGTGATCATCCTATCAG atTTTATGCTCGGGATTCAGGTCTGCTTAAGTTTAAAATCCAAGCGGGGCTCCTGGGACGGCCAATTAACCACACAGTGCGACGCCTAGTGGCTTTCACCTTTCATCCTTTTGAGCCATTTGCCATATCAGTGCAGAGGACTAACGCAGAATATGTTGTTAGTTTTCACATGCGGCACACGTGTGTATGA